One segment of Paenibacillus rhizovicinus DNA contains the following:
- a CDS encoding PaaX family transcriptional regulator C-terminal domain-containing protein — translation MELQSSSTASASEALERFVLFLTLGETINELYLIDPMLPPELLPAHWSGRAILQRLSERLGQIIEAIPAGSDYAKFVK, via the coding sequence TTGGAACTTCAATCTTCTTCGACGGCGTCGGCGAGCGAGGCGTTGGAACGGTTCGTTCTGTTCTTGACCCTGGGCGAAACGATAAACGAGCTCTACTTAATTGATCCTATGCTGCCGCCCGAATTGCTTCCGGCGCATTGGAGCGGACGAGCCATTCTTCAGAGGCTGTCGGAGCGCCTCGGGCAAATCATCGAAGCCATCCCTGCCGGCTCCGATTACGCGAAGTTCGTGAAATAG
- a CDS encoding carbohydrate ABC transporter permease, producing the protein MTRSNAIRESVGDKLFLTLVYAFLGLVLLVVLYPLIYIVSSSFSSPQAVISGKVWLLPVDFSLAGYRAIFSNPQITTGYANSLFYTVVGVFINVGLTVMLAYPLSRSTFYGRNVIMGFLVLTMMFSGGLIPYYLTVKNLHLLDTRWAMLLPSAMAVWQVIIARTFFQTSIPKELGEAAELDGCTDLGFLWRVVLPLSKPILAVLVLMYAVSQWNAYFEALIFLKSQNLFPLQIILRNILILNSIDSSMMVDANKMAAMQGLRDLLKFSLIVVATVPILAIYPFVQKYFVQGIMIGSLKG; encoded by the coding sequence ATGACACGTTCGAACGCCATTCGGGAATCCGTCGGCGACAAGCTGTTTCTGACGCTGGTATATGCTTTTCTGGGCCTTGTGCTGCTGGTGGTGCTGTACCCGCTGATCTATATCGTAAGCTCTTCCTTCAGCTCGCCCCAAGCGGTCATCAGCGGCAAAGTATGGCTGCTGCCGGTGGACTTCAGTCTCGCGGGCTACCGTGCGATATTCTCGAATCCGCAGATCACGACGGGGTACGCCAATTCACTCTTCTATACCGTCGTCGGCGTATTCATCAACGTCGGCTTGACCGTTATGCTGGCCTACCCGCTTTCCCGATCGACCTTCTACGGCCGCAACGTCATCATGGGTTTCCTCGTGCTGACGATGATGTTCAGCGGCGGCTTGATTCCCTACTATTTGACGGTGAAGAACCTGCATCTCCTCGACACGAGATGGGCGATGCTGCTGCCGAGCGCGATGGCGGTCTGGCAAGTGATTATCGCGAGAACGTTCTTTCAGACGAGCATCCCGAAGGAGCTTGGCGAGGCGGCCGAACTGGACGGCTGCACCGATCTTGGATTCCTGTGGCGCGTCGTGCTGCCGCTGTCCAAGCCGATTTTGGCGGTACTCGTGCTGATGTATGCGGTCAGCCAGTGGAACGCGTATTTCGAGGCGCTCATCTTCTTGAAGTCGCAGAATCTGTTTCCGCTCCAAATCATTTTGCGCAACATTCTCATTCTCAACTCCATCGATTCAAGCATGATGGTGGACGCGAACAAGATGGCGGCGATGCAAGGGCTGCGGGATTTGCTCAAGTTCTCCCTGATCGTCGTGGCGACGGTGCCGATACTGGCCATCTACCCGTTCGTTCAGAAATATTTCGTCCAAGGCATCATGATCGGATCACTGAAAGGATAG
- a CDS encoding AraC family transcriptional regulator codes for MSAAYGGNEQALIDPTVLHPFLLFAQRYAFYPNESSFERIAYMNAIIIVETGEGHLHMDNRDYPMKAGTLVYIPAGKMHRWRAAQSEPMIHRTAYFDWNPRQRPFVSEGQFFHILSLHSAPLSVYMDEEPAIRIEPITKIDNLPLWLSYHNRFLTMPGRIGGADMREAIRLRGEFQVFLSLFLSNTSKDASNNGDPRIKELLKLVASQAEIEEQELVQYAEQIGLKRSRFYALFREETGLSPKHYMTRRKLQRIKCDLRQSDVTITQIAEKYGYSSIHVLSKNFRKHIGLTPSEYRRQSRM; via the coding sequence ATGAGCGCTGCCTACGGCGGCAATGAGCAGGCATTGATCGATCCGACCGTTCTTCACCCCTTTCTCTTGTTCGCCCAGCGGTATGCTTTCTACCCGAATGAATCCTCTTTTGAACGGATCGCTTACATGAACGCGATAATAATCGTGGAGACCGGAGAAGGTCATCTGCATATGGATAATCGGGATTATCCGATGAAGGCGGGAACGCTCGTCTATATTCCTGCCGGCAAAATGCATCGTTGGCGGGCTGCCCAGTCCGAGCCCATGATTCACCGGACCGCGTACTTCGATTGGAATCCGCGGCAGCGGCCTTTCGTGAGCGAAGGGCAGTTTTTTCACATTCTTTCCCTTCACTCCGCGCCTCTCTCCGTCTATATGGACGAAGAACCGGCTATCCGAATCGAGCCGATAACGAAGATCGATAATTTGCCGCTGTGGCTCTCGTATCATAACCGGTTCTTGACGATGCCGGGACGAATCGGCGGCGCGGACATGAGGGAAGCCATTCGCCTGCGCGGCGAATTTCAGGTGTTTCTTTCTTTATTTCTCTCGAATACGAGCAAGGATGCAAGCAATAACGGCGACCCGCGCATTAAGGAATTGTTGAAGCTGGTGGCGAGCCAAGCGGAAATCGAGGAGCAGGAGCTGGTGCAGTACGCCGAGCAAATCGGCTTGAAGCGCAGCCGGTTTTACGCCTTGTTCCGCGAGGAGACAGGCCTCTCGCCGAAGCACTATATGACGCGCCGGAAGCTGCAGCGGATCAAATGCGATCTGCGGCAATCGGACGTGACCATTACGCAGATTGCGGAGAAGTACGGCTACTCCAGCATCCATGTGCTGTCCAAGAACTTCCGCAAGCATATCGGCTTAACGCCTTCGGAATATCGGCGGCAGAGCCGGATGTGA
- a CDS encoding AraC family transcriptional regulator, which translates to MNRTWLRKMIWSYLPIFCFIFSFLFFVFFQTLVEQNNRNTKESSQVFVNQLLQSVDVSLRSLDNMLIREMVSSKLLTDFFQERGKDNVFLNYQVVNRMLELKQALPIIDSYYLVRNKDGIVFSGTTTKMDAFSDIDFIRSQQQGKMSYTSMWSTFRTYREFSNLQPKEVISLVHNVAITNGADGMIVVNISLASLRNMLGEMYDPERAFVQLYDNGGNPLFHAKGEPDRRRVLASQTSSYTGWTAESGVTNGKTVAAISGISSVWLMLGLLVFVAGGVSIVYITRKNYKPIADLVFRIQDQFGTGKPALGRLAVDEFTFIETAINNFAEQTKVFQQENQRTAARKQKALFRELLSDSGFQEGGHAESGLQESGHAGSGRKEGGYAPSIVSSGLPLHDRLQVFVIEIDHPEHAFGRYKSRDQSLFKFVISSAAHEMFTMHQQMSVWLEWTAPLQLTGILFMTGEDEEAAAAADTAQRLTAWVHAHLAFSVTIGLGEAVEAGSGAGGESGAVAGGMAGRGTREGIGTGAGEGAEVRAGAGAEARVRAGEGAGAEARVRAGEGAGAGAGAEARVRAGEGTGAGTSNRQALTALTFKAALGHNRVIAYKETQQATAKETNKHLQAIHRLIQQLRLHDSDWKDGFDDFFKGMRSCFLPKNEIAGLCRYFVDHLDLQLSQASKEYYDVWMNDTSPPLQQAIEEFDTLDELQLLFGATLARNAEQMALLASHRQHHQLLQEIRDYIGQDYANSELSLEYLGDKFGISAKYISQLFKEEFGENFLDYLSQLRIMEAKKRLLEQPDSIQEVGERVGYVNAATFRRVFRKVEGVSPVDYRKRHAM; encoded by the coding sequence TTGAATCGTACATGGCTGCGAAAAATGATTTGGTCGTATCTGCCGATTTTCTGCTTCATATTCTCCTTCCTCTTCTTTGTTTTCTTCCAAACCCTCGTCGAACAAAACAACCGCAATACGAAAGAATCCAGCCAAGTGTTCGTGAACCAGCTGCTGCAGTCCGTGGATGTCAGCTTACGTTCGCTCGACAATATGCTGATCCGCGAGATGGTGTCCAGCAAGCTGCTGACCGATTTCTTCCAAGAGCGCGGCAAGGACAACGTCTTCTTGAACTATCAGGTAGTCAATCGGATGCTCGAGTTGAAGCAGGCTCTGCCGATCATCGACTCGTATTATTTGGTTCGCAATAAGGATGGCATCGTCTTCAGCGGCACCACGACGAAGATGGACGCCTTCTCGGACATTGATTTCATCCGCAGCCAGCAGCAGGGCAAAATGTCGTACACCTCCATGTGGAGCACGTTCCGCACCTACCGCGAATTTTCGAACCTGCAGCCCAAAGAGGTTATCAGCCTCGTGCATAACGTTGCGATCACCAACGGCGCGGACGGGATGATCGTCGTGAATATCAGTCTGGCCTCGCTCCGCAACATGCTTGGCGAGATGTACGATCCGGAGCGCGCGTTCGTCCAGCTGTACGATAACGGCGGCAATCCGTTGTTTCATGCGAAGGGTGAGCCGGATCGCAGGCGCGTGCTCGCCAGCCAGACGTCGTCCTATACGGGATGGACGGCGGAGAGCGGCGTCACGAACGGGAAGACGGTTGCCGCGATCTCGGGCATATCGAGCGTGTGGCTGATGCTGGGCCTGCTCGTTTTTGTCGCGGGCGGCGTCTCGATCGTCTACATTACGCGGAAGAATTACAAGCCGATCGCGGATCTCGTCTTCCGCATTCAGGATCAGTTCGGTACCGGAAAGCCGGCGCTCGGGAGGCTGGCCGTCGATGAATTCACGTTTATCGAAACGGCGATCAACAACTTTGCCGAGCAGACGAAGGTGTTCCAGCAGGAGAACCAAAGGACGGCGGCACGCAAGCAGAAGGCGCTATTCCGCGAGCTTCTGTCCGATAGCGGATTCCAGGAAGGCGGACATGCGGAGAGCGGGCTGCAAGAGAGCGGGCATGCGGGGAGCGGACGCAAGGAGGGCGGATACGCGCCAAGCATCGTTTCGTCCGGCCTGCCGCTCCATGACAGGCTGCAGGTGTTCGTGATCGAAATCGATCATCCGGAGCATGCGTTCGGCCGCTACAAGAGCCGCGATCAGTCGTTGTTCAAATTCGTCATCAGCAGCGCGGCTCATGAAATGTTCACGATGCACCAGCAGATGAGCGTATGGCTGGAATGGACGGCGCCGCTGCAGCTGACAGGGATTCTCTTCATGACCGGCGAGGATGAAGAGGCCGCTGCGGCAGCGGATACGGCGCAGCGTCTCACCGCCTGGGTGCATGCGCATTTGGCTTTCTCGGTGACGATTGGCTTAGGGGAGGCCGTTGAGGCTGGAAGTGGAGCGGGCGGAGAATCGGGAGCAGTCGCAGGGGGAATGGCGGGGAGAGGAACGAGAGAGGGGATTGGGACGGGAGCAGGTGAGGGGGCGGAGGTAAGAGCAGGAGCAGGAGCAGAGGCAAGAGTAAGGGCAGGTGAAGGTGCAGGAGCAGAGGCAAGAGTAAGGGCAGGTGAAGGTGCAGGAGCAGGAGCAGGAGCAGAGGCAAGAGTAAGGGCAGGTGAAGGTACAGGAGCGGGGACGTCCAATCGCCAGGCATTGACGGCGTTGACGTTCAAGGCGGCGCTCGGTCATAATCGCGTTATCGCCTACAAGGAGACGCAGCAAGCGACGGCCAAGGAAACGAACAAACATCTGCAGGCGATTCATCGGCTGATTCAGCAGCTCCGTCTTCACGATTCCGATTGGAAGGACGGCTTCGACGACTTCTTCAAGGGGATGCGCAGCTGCTTCCTGCCGAAGAACGAGATCGCGGGCTTGTGCCGGTATTTTGTCGACCATCTGGACCTTCAATTGTCCCAAGCCTCGAAGGAATATTACGATGTATGGATGAATGATACTTCCCCTCCGTTGCAGCAGGCGATCGAGGAGTTCGATACGCTCGACGAGCTGCAACTGCTCTTCGGCGCCACGCTGGCGCGGAACGCTGAACAGATGGCGCTGCTCGCCAGTCATCGCCAGCATCATCAGCTGCTCCAGGAGATTAGAGATTACATCGGGCAAGACTACGCGAATTCGGAACTGTCGCTGGAATACCTAGGCGATAAATTCGGCATCAGCGCCAAATATATCAGCCAGCTGTTCAAAGAGGAATTCGGCGAGAACTTCCTTGACTATCTGTCCCAGCTGCGCATAATGGAAGCGAAGAAGCGGCTGTTGGAACAGCCGGATTCGATCCAGGAAGTCGGCGAACGCGTCGGTTACGTGAACGCGGCGACATTCCGCCGAGTCTTCCGCAAAGTGGAGGGCGTCTCGCCCGTGGATTACCGCAAACGCCATGCCATGTAA
- a CDS encoding ABC transporter permease: MPATTGALERKKTESTISGTSLVLRDRGKRVKRHWQLYLLVLLPIAYLVIFKYIPMYGAQIAFRDFSPVKGITGSDWAGMKHFSTFFSSPNFWILIKNTLVISIYSLIIGFPAPILLALAINEVRSMRFKRLVQMVTFAPYFISTIVMVSMIILFLSPRLGFVDHILNVFGMESVNFMGIPNYFSSIFVWSNVWQGIGYGAVIYLAALSGINVDLYEAARVDGASRIRKVWHIDLPGIMPAATILLILNVGQIMNVGFEKIYLMQNPLNTSTSEVISTYVYKIGLLGANFSFSAAVDLFNSVINLVLLLSVNYFARRISESSLW; the protein is encoded by the coding sequence ATGCCGGCAACGACGGGGGCACTTGAAAGGAAGAAGACGGAATCAACCATCAGCGGCACATCGCTTGTGCTCAGGGATCGCGGGAAGAGGGTGAAGCGGCATTGGCAGTTGTATCTGCTCGTGCTGCTGCCGATTGCTTACTTGGTCATCTTCAAATATATCCCGATGTACGGCGCGCAGATCGCCTTCAGGGATTTCAGTCCGGTGAAGGGCATCACCGGCAGCGACTGGGCGGGGATGAAACATTTCTCCACGTTCTTCAGCTCGCCGAACTTCTGGATCCTGATCAAGAACACGCTGGTCATCAGCATCTACTCGCTGATCATCGGGTTTCCCGCACCGATTCTGCTGGCGCTCGCCATTAACGAAGTCCGCAGCATGCGCTTCAAGCGGCTGGTGCAGATGGTCACGTTCGCGCCGTATTTTATTTCGACGATCGTCATGGTCTCCATGATTATTTTGTTCCTCTCGCCGAGACTCGGCTTCGTCGATCATATTCTGAACGTGTTCGGGATGGAGTCCGTCAATTTCATGGGGATCCCCAACTACTTCAGCAGCATTTTCGTATGGTCGAACGTGTGGCAGGGCATCGGATACGGGGCGGTCATTTATTTGGCGGCGCTGTCCGGCATCAATGTCGATCTATATGAAGCGGCACGCGTCGACGGGGCTTCCCGGATCCGGAAAGTGTGGCATATCGACTTGCCGGGCATCATGCCGGCGGCGACCATTCTGCTTATTCTGAACGTCGGGCAGATCATGAACGTAGGCTTCGAGAAAATTTACCTGATGCAAAATCCGCTCAATACGAGCACCTCGGAAGTCATCTCGACCTACGTGTACAAGATCGGTTTGCTGGGCGCGAATTTCAGCTTCTCGGCCGCCGTCGATTTATTCAATTCGGTTATCAATCTCGTGCTGCTGTTAAGCGTCAATTACTTTGCCAGACGCATATCCGAAAGCAGCTTATGGTAG
- a CDS encoding methyltransferase domain-containing protein, which yields MSMNTVDTYEGILAETYDMRFGGNQHDEVEFYKHMINEVPGKALELGCGTGRLLLPYLAAGIDVEGADCSSDMLDLCRAKAQAGGQTPVLYEQYMEQLQLPKKYRTIYIPAASFVLLSEREIAMEALRRIHAHLEDEGQALVPLFIPKHLFSNHEDKWTSGFKGTGSDGADIVVSSKTSIDFLEQLHTKLERYEIFRDGVLLDTRYSTTRMRWYGKYEFLMMLEQAGFHDVSVYGDYAFQEVNPDQSFMIVRARK from the coding sequence ATGTCGATGAATACGGTTGATACTTATGAAGGCATTCTTGCCGAAACGTACGATATGCGGTTTGGCGGAAACCAGCACGATGAAGTCGAATTTTACAAACACATGATCAACGAAGTTCCAGGCAAGGCATTGGAGCTTGGATGCGGTACGGGGCGATTGCTGCTGCCTTATTTGGCGGCCGGCATCGATGTCGAAGGCGCGGATTGTTCTTCGGACATGTTGGACCTCTGCAGAGCGAAAGCGCAGGCCGGCGGCCAGACTCCCGTTCTGTACGAACAATACATGGAACAATTGCAGCTGCCTAAGAAATATCGGACGATCTATATCCCCGCCGCTTCGTTCGTCCTCCTCTCGGAACGGGAAATCGCCATGGAGGCATTAAGACGGATCCATGCGCATCTCGAAGATGAAGGACAGGCGCTCGTCCCGCTATTCATCCCGAAGCATCTGTTCTCGAATCACGAGGATAAATGGACATCCGGATTCAAGGGGACGGGCAGCGACGGTGCGGATATCGTCGTCAGCTCCAAGACGAGCATTGATTTCCTTGAACAACTGCATACGAAGCTCGAGCGTTATGAGATTTTCCGCGACGGCGTCTTGCTGGATACCCGCTATAGCACCACGAGAATGCGATGGTACGGCAAGTATGAATTCCTCATGATGCTGGAACAAGCCGGCTTCCATGACGTGTCCGTCTATGGCGATTATGCCTTCCAAGAAGTCAATCCCGATCAAAGCTTCATGATTGTTCGGGCACGAAAATAA
- a CDS encoding glycosyl hydrolase family 8 — protein sequence MNNHQGAYYTGTYRNVFQVCGYSEADIDARVADTWEKLFGHSEETRIYYEAGDDMGYLLDTGNLDVRTEGMSYGMMMAVQLGRKDVFDRIWKWTHAYMLMNEGDNAGYFAWSCNTDGTKRSNGPAPDGEEYFALALFFASHRWGDGPAPFDYGRQARELLRVCIHKGEDGVGQPMWNPDNKLIKFIPNCEYSDPSYHLPHFYELFALWAYPEDREFWREAAVASRAYLRISCHPVTGLAPEYAHYDGTPNDERGYGKFFSDSYRVAANIGLDYEWFAADEWQPKAADRIQAFFADIPVSDYRRYTIEGEPFEEKSLHPVGLLATNAMASLAAGGPNAEACVRLLWDTPVRTGDRRYYDNCLYLFAMLALSGRFRIWTPTSGSPKRP from the coding sequence ATGAACAATCATCAAGGAGCTTACTATACAGGAACATACCGGAATGTTTTCCAAGTGTGCGGCTATTCGGAGGCAGACATCGATGCCCGCGTTGCGGATACATGGGAGAAGCTGTTCGGTCATTCGGAAGAGACGCGGATCTACTACGAAGCCGGGGACGATATGGGTTATCTGCTGGATACCGGCAATCTCGACGTCCGCACGGAGGGCATGTCTTACGGGATGATGATGGCGGTGCAGTTGGGCCGCAAGGACGTCTTCGACCGCATTTGGAAATGGACGCACGCCTACATGCTGATGAACGAAGGCGATAATGCGGGCTACTTCGCCTGGTCGTGCAATACGGACGGGACGAAGCGTTCCAATGGACCTGCTCCCGACGGGGAAGAGTACTTCGCGCTTGCGCTGTTCTTCGCCTCGCATCGCTGGGGAGACGGACCCGCGCCGTTCGATTACGGGCGGCAAGCGAGAGAGCTGCTCCGCGTCTGCATTCACAAGGGCGAAGACGGCGTCGGGCAGCCGATGTGGAATCCGGACAATAAGCTGATCAAATTCATCCCGAATTGCGAGTATTCGGATCCTTCCTATCATTTACCGCATTTCTACGAGTTATTTGCGCTTTGGGCTTATCCGGAAGATCGCGAATTTTGGCGGGAAGCCGCAGTTGCCAGCCGGGCCTATCTGAGAATTTCCTGCCATCCGGTAACCGGTCTCGCACCGGAATACGCCCACTATGACGGCACGCCGAACGACGAGAGGGGTTACGGCAAATTCTTCAGCGACTCCTACCGCGTAGCGGCGAACATCGGACTGGATTACGAATGGTTCGCGGCCGACGAATGGCAGCCTAAGGCGGCGGATAGAATCCAAGCCTTCTTCGCGGATATTCCGGTATCCGACTATCGCCGATATACGATTGAAGGCGAGCCTTTCGAAGAGAAGTCGCTTCATCCCGTCGGGCTGCTCGCGACGAATGCGATGGCTTCGCTTGCCGCGGGCGGACCGAACGCCGAAGCTTGCGTCCGGCTGCTATGGGATACGCCCGTACGGACGGGAGATCGCCGCTATTACGACAATTGCCTCTACTTATTCGCAATGTTGGCCTTGAGCGGCCGTTTCCGGATTTGGACTCCTACGAGCGGGAGCCCGAAGCGTCCATAA
- a CDS encoding phytanoyl-CoA dioxygenase family protein: protein MTAEQYQGLNALSEPGEFTELDRFMFESWGYLVIPNVLTADETQACLAAATRLHEKEGTTGWAQVGRGFETEQVLEDLIDHPAVLPKVRALYGDRFILQSAWCTKQPAFGGFGGWHQDGSGAYDFKKLGYPIPLLQLRASFLLTDQSLPRMGNMEMIPGSHRAQVPLPADIRRDKADLPIGQVICAPAGSVLLFHNAVWHRTFVHDGDYDRFTMHYIYSPPWVRFSDRFENDKDYLERTTPVRRYLAGEYERPDAPFGAGYPATAFEDE, encoded by the coding sequence ATGACTGCTGAACAGTATCAAGGGTTGAATGCGCTTTCGGAGCCCGGTGAGTTCACCGAGCTTGATCGTTTCATGTTTGAATCATGGGGATACCTCGTCATTCCGAACGTATTGACGGCTGACGAGACGCAAGCTTGTCTGGCCGCCGCAACCCGTTTGCACGAGAAAGAGGGAACGACGGGATGGGCCCAGGTCGGCCGCGGATTCGAGACGGAGCAGGTGCTGGAGGATTTGATCGATCATCCGGCCGTGCTGCCCAAAGTGAGAGCCTTATACGGCGACCGCTTCATTCTTCAGTCCGCTTGGTGCACGAAACAACCGGCGTTCGGCGGTTTCGGCGGATGGCATCAGGACGGATCGGGCGCCTACGATTTCAAGAAGCTCGGCTATCCGATTCCGCTGCTGCAGCTGCGCGCTTCGTTTCTGCTGACGGATCAATCCCTGCCGAGAATGGGCAACATGGAAATGATCCCGGGCAGCCATCGGGCGCAGGTGCCGCTCCCGGCGGACATTCGCCGCGACAAAGCCGATCTGCCGATCGGGCAGGTCATCTGCGCGCCGGCCGGCTCCGTGCTGCTGTTCCACAACGCCGTATGGCATCGCACCTTCGTTCATGACGGCGATTACGATCGCTTTACCATGCACTATATTTATAGCCCGCCTTGGGTTCGATTCTCCGACCGATTCGAGAACGACAAGGATTACTTGGAGCGGACGACGCCCGTGCGCCGATATTTGGCGGGCGAATACGAGCGGCCGGACGCGCCGTTCGGCGCCGGGTACCCGGCGACGGCGTTCGAGGACGAGTAA
- a CDS encoding type 2 periplasmic-binding domain-containing protein: MKRSSQLLGLILIMAMIFTACSNGNDKGNGGGGSNAGTAGTNNSGGDAGSSGKPVTLDTFISVSPRIEDINTNTVTKYIENKLNIKFKFDATPSANAKDKKKLIMASGDYPSVFLSGDFSQAEQISYGKQGILKPLNELIDKYGNEIKRAFAEDKDLQAAITAPDGNIYALPHINDCFHCWYSQKMWIDKTWLDKLGLKMPTTTEEYYQVLKAFKTQDPNGNGKADEIPLSGAFNTWHGIPSNFLMNSFIYDNDEDFFYMKDGKVQLAANQPEWREGLTYINKLFSEGLIDKEAFTQNNDQMAQVGNKEGDNVSGSVTAGHIGMYFSLAEGQNRHKEYVTVAPLTGPGGVAYSGYYKAYGNGQFAITNKATEEQAIAAIKMADYMYSEEHAIMNEYGLEGNYWEKAKDGEKDVHGNQAKYSLNPKYWDVTTTYNDAWDQMGITRRTREIRESWTAPEDQFSQQGYEYRLYLETAKNYENRQPEETFPLTIFMEENDANEAIMLRTQINDYVRSNMAQFVTGSKKLTDSEWDSYIKGFDGLNLKHYLEIYQDAYDKQKK, translated from the coding sequence ATGAAGAGAAGCTCGCAATTGCTCGGACTCATTCTGATCATGGCCATGATCTTCACCGCATGCAGCAACGGCAACGACAAAGGAAACGGCGGCGGGGGATCGAACGCAGGGACCGCAGGCACGAACAATAGCGGCGGAGACGCGGGCAGCAGCGGGAAACCCGTCACGCTGGACACGTTCATCAGCGTATCGCCGCGCATCGAGGACATCAACACGAATACGGTGACCAAATACATCGAGAATAAACTCAATATTAAATTCAAGTTCGACGCGACGCCAAGCGCCAACGCCAAGGACAAGAAGAAGCTGATCATGGCGAGCGGCGACTATCCGTCCGTCTTCCTGTCGGGCGACTTCTCGCAGGCGGAACAAATCAGCTACGGCAAACAAGGCATCCTGAAGCCGCTTAACGAGCTGATCGATAAATACGGGAACGAGATCAAGCGCGCTTTCGCCGAGGATAAAGATTTGCAGGCGGCGATTACGGCGCCGGACGGCAACATCTATGCGCTCCCGCATATTAACGATTGCTTCCACTGCTGGTACTCGCAGAAGATGTGGATCGACAAGACATGGCTGGATAAGCTGGGGCTGAAAATGCCGACGACGACCGAAGAATATTACCAGGTGCTGAAAGCGTTCAAGACCCAGGATCCGAACGGCAACGGCAAGGCGGACGAAATTCCGCTGTCCGGCGCGTTCAATACGTGGCACGGCATTCCGTCGAACTTCTTGATGAATTCTTTTATCTACGATAACGATGAGGACTTCTTCTATATGAAAGACGGCAAGGTGCAGCTGGCGGCGAATCAACCGGAATGGCGCGAAGGACTGACGTATATCAACAAGCTGTTCAGCGAAGGCTTGATCGACAAAGAGGCGTTCACGCAGAACAATGACCAGATGGCGCAAGTCGGCAACAAAGAAGGCGACAACGTCAGCGGCAGCGTAACGGCCGGCCATATCGGCATGTATTTCAGCTTGGCCGAAGGGCAGAACCGTCATAAAGAGTATGTGACGGTAGCTCCGCTTACCGGACCTGGAGGCGTCGCCTATTCCGGGTACTACAAAGCGTATGGCAACGGACAATTCGCCATTACGAACAAGGCGACCGAAGAGCAGGCGATCGCGGCGATCAAGATGGCGGACTACATGTATTCCGAAGAGCATGCCATCATGAACGAATACGGCCTCGAAGGCAACTATTGGGAGAAGGCGAAGGATGGCGAGAAGGACGTGCACGGCAATCAAGCGAAATACAGTTTGAATCCGAAATATTGGGATGTAACGACGACCTACAACGACGCATGGGATCAAATGGGCATCACGAGACGGACGCGCGAGATTCGCGAATCGTGGACGGCGCCGGAAGATCAGTTCTCCCAGCAAGGGTATGAATATCGCCTCTATCTCGAGACGGCGAAGAATTACGAGAACCGCCAGCCGGAAGAGACGTTCCCGCTTACGATCTTCATGGAGGAGAACGATGCGAACGAAGCGATCATGCTGCGTACGCAGATCAATGACTATGTTCGTTCGAACATGGCGCAGTTCGTAACGGGCTCCAAGAAGCTGACGGATTCCGAGTGGGACAGCTACATCAAAGGCTTCGACGGTTTGAATTTGAAGCATTATCTGGAGATTTACCAGGACGCGTACGACAAACAGAAGAAATAA